In one window of Oncorhynchus gorbuscha isolate QuinsamMale2020 ecotype Even-year linkage group LG23, OgorEven_v1.0, whole genome shotgun sequence DNA:
- the LOC124010862 gene encoding desmin-like codes for MSSYRSSAQSAQSGSSSYRRTFGAGYSPAMSHSLYSSRGSGGGLGLGHGGSGHISSRVYEVTKTSASPSYSGYRTSSHFGGPVMSSTAHGSRSYAGMGETLDFSLADALNQEFLHTRTNEKVELQHLNDRFASYIEKVRFLEQQNATLVVEIERLRGREPTRIADLYEEEMRDLRRQVEALTNQRSRAEVERDNLGEDLDKLKLRLQEEILQREDAENNLAAFRADVDAATLARLDLERRIETLQEEIAFLKKIHEEEIREMQSQMQETQVQIQMDMSKPDLTAALRDIRAQYEGIAAKNISEAEEWYKSKVTDLNQAVNKNNEALKQAKMETMEFRHQLQSYTCEIDSLKGTNESLMRQMREMEERHGREAGGFQDTISRLEAEIANMKDEMARHLREYQDLLNVKMALDVEIATYRKLLEGEESRISLPIQNYSTMTFRETSPEHHHRVAESHSKKSVLIKTIETRDGEVVSESTQHQQDIM; via the exons ATGAGCTCCTACCGCTCCTCTGCTCAGTCGGCCCAGTCTGGCTCCTCCTCCTACCGCCGCACCTTTGGCGCAGGGTACAGCCCTGCCATGTCACATTCCCTCTACAGTAGCCGGGGCTCGGGCGGGGGCCTCGGTCTCGGACATGGCGGCTCCGGGCACATCTCCTCCCGGGTCTACGAAGTCACCAAGACCTCCGCCTCACCCTCTTACTCCGGCTACCGCACCTCGTCTCACTTCGGCGGACCTGTGATGTCATCAACCGCACACGGATCGCGGTCTTACGCGGGGATGGGGGAGACGCTGGACTTCAGCCTGGCCGACGCGCTGAACCAGGAGTTCCTCCACACGCGCACCAACGAGAAGGTCGAGCTGCAGCACCTGAACGACCGCTTCGCCAGCTACATCGAGAAAGTTCGCTTCCTGGAGCAGCAGAACGCTACGTTGGTGGTGGAGATTGAGAGGCTGCGGGGGCGTGAACCCACACGCATCGCCGACCTGTACGAAGAGGAGATGAGGGACCTGCGTCGCCAGGTGGAGGCCTTGACCAATCAGAGGAGCCGTGCCGAGGTGGAGAGGGACAACCTGGGAGAAGACTTGGACAAACTCAAACTCCG GCTGCAGGAAGAGATCCTTCAGAGGGAGGACGCAGAGAACAACCTGGCTGCTTTCAGAGCT GATGTTGATGCTGCCACTCTGGCCCGTCTAGACTTGGAGAGACGCATCGAGACCCTACAGGAGGAGATCGCCTTCCTCAAGAAGATTCATGAGGAG GAGATCCGTGAGATGCAGTCCCAGATGCAGGAGACCCAGGTGCAGATCCAGATGGACATGTCCAAGCCGGACCTGACAGCTGCCCTCAGGGACATCAGGGCCCAATACGAGGGCATCGCCGCCAAGAACATCTCGGAGGCCGAGGAGTGGTACAAGTCTAAg GTGACAGACCTGAACCAGGCGGTGAACAAGAACAACGAGGCTCTGAAGCAGGCCAAGATGGAGACCATGGAGTTCAGACACCAGCTCCAGTCCTACACCTGTGAGATTGACTCACTCAAAGGCACC AACGAGTCTCTGATGAggcagatgagagagatggaggagcgcCACGGGCGGGAGGCCGGCGGGTTCCAGGACACCATCTCCCGTCTGGAGGCCGAGATCGCCAACATGAAGGATGAGATGGCCAGGCACCTGAGAGAGTACCAGGACCTGCTCAACGTCAAGATGGCCCTGGACGTAGAGATAGCAACCTACAGGAAActgctggagggagaggagagcag gaTTTCCCTGCCCATACAGAACTATTCCACCATGACTTTCCgtg AAACGAGCCCAGAGCATCATCATCGCGTTGCTGAGTCACACTCAAAGAAAAGTGTCCTTATCAAGACCATCGAGACCCGCGACggagag GTGGTCTCTGAGTCAACACAGCACCAGCAGGATATCATGTAA